Sequence from the uncultured Flavobacterium sp. genome:
AGAGAAGGTAAAAAAGAGTTAACTCGCGCCGAAAATAAAATATTCAAACAGTTGCCAACAATGTTCGAAAGACACTCAAAAGTGTTTGAAGAACTTGGTTTTCCGCTAGATTTATCGAATCCTGAATTCCCTGAAAAAGCAATTTTAAGTTCAGATATTTTAGAAATAATTGGAGATAAAAACCAAAAATTAATTGGTATTGCACCTTTTGCACAATATGATTCTAAGGTTTATCCGCAGGATTTAATGCAAGAAGTAATAGCAAAACTAGCTGAAAATAAAGAGCATAAAATATTACTTTTTGGTGGAGGAAAGAAAGAAATAGAAATATTAGATTCTCTTTCTCAACCATTTGAAAATGTAATTAATATGGCTGGAAAAATTAAATTTCAGCAGGAATTACAATTGATAAGTAATCTTGATCTGATGCTTTCTATGGATTCCGGAAATGCTCATATTGCAGCAATGTTAGGTGTAAAAGTGATCACACTTTGGGGAGCAACACATCCATATGCAGGATTTTTACCTTTTAATCAAAGTCTCGAAAATGCTTTAACTTCAGATAGAAATCAATATCCACAATTGCCAACATCGGTTTATGGAAACAAAATCGTTGAAGGTTATGAAGATGCTATGAGAAGTATTTCTCCAGATAAAATAGTTCAAAAAATACAATTAAGCATATAATCCATCTAAATCATGAAGAAAATAGCCTACTGTTTTCTTCTTGTTTTTATTGGCAACAATTACAACAAATTGATTTTCTTTTTCTGTAGAAAGCAAAATGTGTTCAAAATCTTCCGTTGAATTTCTGTAGATTTTATGTACCAATTTTGATTCTTTAATTTTGTGAGACAAGACTTTAGCAGATTTTAGCTTACTTATATAAGGCCAGAAATTAAAAATGTTTTGGTCAGAAGCTGTTATTTCAGTCATTTTTCCAATCATTGTTGCGTTATATTTTTCTTGGGAAAGTAATTTTGGCCCTTTTTTATTTCGTTGTTTTTTAATTATAAAGTAAACACAAAATAAAGCTGTTACTACAAAAAGTGCAATAAATGATAAACGAAGGAAGTGATGCATTGTCATGATATTTAATATTTAAACGTGTTGACAAATCTGATTTAGCTCTACAAATCTCAAAATATGAGATTGCGATTACTGTAATTTCACCTCTAATATAATCAAAATTCAGCAATATTTTAATAAAATTTTGGTTTTATTATAATCTAGGCTATAACCAAATTTTTTCGTCCCGACATCTGCTATAAATATAACTTTTAAGATTCGAAATGGTTTCTTGATAATTAGGGACTTCATATCCAAATCTTTCATGTTCCATTTGTTCTTTTTCAATAGCATTACAACCTTTTATAACTTCTCTGAGCATATCAAGCATAGCGAGTTCTTTATTGTTGGTTTTCTGAAATTTAAACTCTACAATTTCATCTTGAAGTTCTTCACAATATTCTACAAGTCTCTCGACTTCAGGTTCGTCTAAAAGATATTCTTTTGTTTTAAAAATTTCTCGTACAGATCTCATAAAAAATAAATTTCAATTTTTAAATTCCAAATTTCAATCTTCCCAAGACCTAATTTGGACTTTTATCTTTGTCAAAGTTTAAAACTTTGACAAAGATTGCTACAAAGGTTAGAATAACAATCAAACAAAAAAAATTCCAAATCCCAATTTAAAGTTGGAATTTGGAATTTAAATATTTTAGAATTTTAACGACTAAACATCATCATAATCTACATAAATAGATTCTGATGTTGGGTGCGCCTGACAAGTTAATACTAAACCTGAAGCGATTTCTTTATCTGTTAAAATTGAGTTTTTAGTCATTTCTGCAGTTCCAGAAGTTACACGAGCAAGACAGCTGCTGCAAATTCCGCCTTGGCAAGAATATGGAGCATCAATTCCTTGTTTCAAAGCTGCATCTAATATAGTTTGTTTTTGAGACATTTCGAATGTAACTTCATCATCGTCAACTAAAACAGTAATTTTTGTATGTCCTTCTAGCGAATTATGGATTTGATTTTCTTGTGTTGAAGATGTAAAAAGCTCAAATTTAATTGCTGATTCTTTTACGTTTTTCTCTTTCAAAACATTAGAAACGGTGTTAATCATTTCTTCCGGACCGCACAAGAAAAATTTATCAAACTGAAGTTCTTTATGCTTGTTATTCAATACATAATTTACTGCTGATTTCTCGATTCTTCCAAATAATGCATTCTCGGCTTTAGCCTGACTGAAGACATAATGAACAAATAAACGACCTACATATTGCAATTGTAAATCATGTAATTCCTGATGAAAAATAGTTTCTTCAGGAGTTTTATTTCCGTAAACTAAAACGAATGAGCTTTTTGGTTCACTTTTTAAAACTGATTTCAAAATAGAAAGAACTGGCGTAATACCACTTCCGGCAACAAAAGCTGCGTAGTTTTTTTGTCTTTCAGCATCAGGTTCAAAAGTAAATTTTCCTTCTGGATGACCTACTTCAAGAACATCTCCTGCTTTTAATCTTGTGTTTGCAAATTGAGAAAACAAACCATTTTTAACTGCTTTTACGGCAATTCTTAATTCGCCGCTTTCTGGTGCAGAACAAATAGAATAAGCACGTCTAATTTCTTGATTATCAAGAGTTAGTTTTAGGTTTATGTATTGTCCGGCTATAAATTTATAGTCTGGTTTTAGTTCTTCCGGAACATTAAAAAGTACAGAAACGGCGTCGGTTGTTTCGCGTTTTACCTCTTTAATTATGAGTTTTAAAAATGAAGGCATGATTGTATATTTTATGCAAAAGTAGCAAACCACTATTAAATGACGGGCACGAAATTATTTTTTTTAACTTTTTTTGTAACGTTTTCTTACATTTGGTCTCTTACTACAAAACTTAAAACCAATTAACCATGATTAAAAAGTTTATTTATCTCGAATGGAAAGCCTTTACCAGATCGGCATCGTTTGGTAAAAGTGTAGCGATGAAAATAGTAATAGGGTTCTTTATGATTTATTTTTCGCTGCTTTTTATTGCGGGAGGAGTAGGAGTATTTTATGTACTTAAAAAAATGAATCTCGAACCTTTTGAAACTATTAATAAGTTTATGATTTATTATTTCATGTTCGATTTGATAATTCGATTATTATTGCAGGCGATTCCGGTTCTGAATATCAAACCTTTATTGGTTTTGCCGTTTAAGAAGCCAACAATTGTACATTTCTCTTTAGGAAAAACAGCTTTGTCTTTTTTTAACTGGATACATGCACTTTTTTTCATTCCATTTTCGATTGTGTTAGTTCTGGAAGGTTACAACATTGCAGGAGTGATTTTATGGAACTTGGCGATTATAGCTTTAATTTATATCAATAATTTTTTGAATATTATTCTAAGTAATATCGATAAATTGTTTGTTGTTTTTCTTGCCGTAGTTGTTTCTTTAGCAGCAGCGCAATATTATAAATTGTTTGATATTACGACTTTTACAACACCGGTTTTTCTAGGATTTTACAACACAAGCTGGATATTTTTAATTCCTATTTTGGTATTAGCAGCTTTGTATGCTTTTACATTTAAATACTTCAAAAACAACTTATTCTTAGACGCAGGACTTTCTAAAAAAGAAGATATTGCAACAACTGAAGACCTTTATTGGTTGAATCAATTTGGAACTTTAGGAACGTTTCTTAAAAATGATATTAAGTTGATTAAGAGAAACAAAAGATCTAAAACGACTATCGTTATGAGTGTAGTTTTTTTATTCTACGGATTAATCTTTTTCGGAAATATGCATCAGCCTCCAGTTATGCAAATTTTTGCAGGGATCTTTGTTTCGGGAGGATTTTTATTTGTCTTTGGGCAGTTTGTACCAAGTTGGGATAGTTCTTATTATCAATTAATGATGACACAAAATATCCCGTATCGCGGTTACATTACTGCAAAATGGTGGCTGATTGTTATTGCTACTTTTGTTTCGACAATCCTTGCTTCATTTTATCTTTTTTATGGATGGCAAACCTATTTGATTATTGTTGTTGGTGCGATTTATAATATTGGAGTAAATTCTCATTTAGTGCTTTTGGGCGGTGCATTTACAAAAACGCCAATCGATTTAAGTAATGCCGGAGGCGCTTTTGGCGATAAAAAAGCATTCAATGTAAACTCGATGTTGCTTTCGTTACCAAAGATATTTTTGCCATTAATATTGTATTGGGTAGGACTTCATTTTGGAGATAAAACCATCGGATTGGTATTAGTTGCAGGAGCTGGAGTTTTAGGTTTTATATTCAAAGACAAAGTTTTTTCTTTGATCGAAAAGAGATATAAAGTCGAAAAATACAGTACCATAAGTGCTTACAAACAAAAGAATTAATTAGAAAATGTGTCAATTTGATAATTCTATCAGATTGCAAACCAAATTAACGATTAACCAAATCAACAATTAAACATTTAAAAAATGATACAAGTAAATCAACTTTCAAAACAATATAACGGTACAACAGTTTTAAACATTAATAATCTTGAAATTCCAAAGGGACAAAGTTTTGGATTGGTAGGAAATAACGGAGCAGGAAAAACGACTTTTTTCAGTTTGTTATTAGATTTGATTCAGCCTTCGACAGGATTTATTAAAAACAATGATATTCAAGTAAATACAAACGAAAAATGGAAATCTTTTACAGGATCTTTTTTAGATGAAAGTTTCCTGATTGGATATTTAACTCCTGAGGAATATTTCTATTTTATTGGAGATTTGCACCATCAAAACAAAGCAGATATTGATGCTTTATTGGCAAAATATGTAGAGTTTTTTAATGGAGAAATCTTGAATAACAAAAAATACCTGAGAGATTTATCTAAGGGAAATCAGAAGAAGGTGGGTATAATTGCCACACTTATTGGTAATCCTGAAGTGGTTATTTTAGATGAGCCGTTTGCAAACTTAGATCCAACAACAGTTAGCCGATTAAAAAAAATCATTAAAGAATTGGCCGAAAATCCAAATGTTACAGTTCTGGTTTCCAGCCATGATTTGCAGCATACAGTAGAGGTTTGCGATCGAATTGTAGCACTTAATAAAGGAGAGATTGTAAAAGATATTCAAACTTCAAGAGAAACCTTACAAGAATTAGAATTGTTTTTTGCAGTATAAGTTTCTAAAGTTTAAAAAAAGAAGTGTATTTTTACAAGTCAATATACTAAAAATCCTTTTTAGAAGTTAATTTGATTTAAACTCTTTTCTATTGAAAAAGAATACTCTTAAATATAGTTTCGTTGTCGTGATAATGCTTTTTTTGATAGCTTGTTCTACCAAAAAGAATACTTTTTTATCTCGAAATTCTCATGCTTTAAGTACAAAATATAACATTTTGTATAACGGCGGCATTGGTCTTGAAAAGGGTTTGAAATCTGTTCAAGGTAATAATCAGGATAATTTCTGGAAGATATTGCCTATTGAAAAAATGCAAATTGACGAGAATTTTTCTGAAGGTGAAAAAGCTAAAAATGCTGATTTTGAAAAGGCTGAAACAAAAGCAACAAAAGCGATTCAAAAACACTCCATGAATATTGGAGGAAGAGAAAAAAATTATCAGATTGACGAAGCTTATTTAATGCTTGGAAAAGCCAGATATTATGATCAACGCTTTATTCCGGCAGTTGAAGCATTCAATTATATATTATATAAATACCCGAATAGCAGTAATATTTATACGGCAAAAATCTGGCGCGAAAAAACCAATATGCGTTTAGGAAATGATGCTATTGTGATAAAAAATATCAATCTGTTATTAAAAAAGACAGATCTGGATAAACAAACATTTTCAGATGCTAATGCTTTATTGTCTGAAGCATTTTTAAATCTGGAAGAAAAAGATAGTGCTATAACGAAACTTAAAATTGCGGAAAAATTCACAAGGATAAATGAAGATAGAGCGAGATACCGTTTTATTTTAGGCCAGTTGTATCAGGAAGCCGGAAAAAAAGATAGTGCAAATTATTTTTATGATGGCGTAATTGATATGAATCGAAAAGCAGATCGAAAATACATGATGCATGCGTATGCAAAAAAAGCAGAAATGTTTGATTATCAAAATGGAAATCAAGGTTTGTTTATTGATACGTATAATAAATTAGTTAGTGATCGTGAAAACCGACCTTATTATGATATTCTTTTTTATGAAATGGGTGTCTTTTTCGATAAATATAAAGTGCAGGATACAGCTTTAATATTTTATAACAAATCGCTGGGAAGAAAATCTAAAGATCCTTATTTAGTAGCGTCGACCTATAGAAATATAGGAAACATGTATTTTAAAAATGCTGATTATACTATGGCTGCCAAGTATTATGACAGTACATTAACAAAATTAGACAAGAAAACGAGAGAGTACGCTTTTATCGAAAAAAACAGAAAAAATCTTGATAACGTAATTAAATACGAAGGAATTGCAAAACGCGATGACAGTATTATAAAAGTTAAAGGTTTATCAGATCCTGATAGAAAAATTTACTTCGAAAGTTATATTGCAGAGCTTAAAAAGAAAGATGATGCAAAACGTATTTTAGAAGAGAAAGAAAAAGAGAAATTAGCCAATATTGATCGAAATACAAATACTGGTAATTCGCCAACAGCGATTAATCCAAATTCTACAGGAATGCCTACAGATCCTGGAACACCAACACTTCCGGGCGGAAACGAAACGGCGAGTACATTCTATTTTTATAATCCTACAACGGTTGCTTACGGAAAACTTCAGTTCAAGAAAATGTGGGGAAATCGAACTTTAGGAGGAAACTGGAGATTAGCCGGATTAAGATCTGCGAATAATGCAGCAATGAACGATACAATAAATAGTAAAGATGCAGCAAATGCTCTAAAAGATACTATTGTAATACCGAAATATACAACTGATTTTTACGAAAAGCAGCTTCCGACAACGCAAGTTGCGATGGATAGTATTAATAAGGAACGTAATTTTTCGTACTATCAATTAGGACTTATTTATAAAGAGAAGTTTAAAGAGTACAATTTAGCAAGCGACA
This genomic interval carries:
- a CDS encoding glycosyltransferase family 9 protein yields the protein MRLSAMGDVAMTVLVLRAFVKQYPDVKLTVISRPFFKPFFDGIPNLEFFAFDEKERHKGFAGLLRLFTDVKKLKIDAFADLHNVLRSKIVSLLFALSGKKRATVDKGREGKKELTRAENKIFKQLPTMFERHSKVFEELGFPLDLSNPEFPEKAILSSDILEIIGDKNQKLIGIAPFAQYDSKVYPQDLMQEVIAKLAENKEHKILLFGGGKKEIEILDSLSQPFENVINMAGKIKFQQELQLISNLDLMLSMDSGNAHIAAMLGVKVITLWGATHPYAGFLPFNQSLENALTSDRNQYPQLPTSVYGNKIVEGYEDAMRSISPDKIVQKIQLSI
- a CDS encoding ferredoxin--NADP reductase, translating into MPSFLKLIIKEVKRETTDAVSVLFNVPEELKPDYKFIAGQYINLKLTLDNQEIRRAYSICSAPESGELRIAVKAVKNGLFSQFANTRLKAGDVLEVGHPEGKFTFEPDAERQKNYAAFVAGSGITPVLSILKSVLKSEPKSSFVLVYGNKTPEETIFHQELHDLQLQYVGRLFVHYVFSQAKAENALFGRIEKSAVNYVLNNKHKELQFDKFFLCGPEEMINTVSNVLKEKNVKESAIKFELFTSSTQENQIHNSLEGHTKITVLVDDDEVTFEMSQKQTILDAALKQGIDAPYSCQGGICSSCLARVTSGTAEMTKNSILTDKEIASGLVLTCQAHPTSESIYVDYDDV
- a CDS encoding DUF5687 family protein, translated to MIKKFIYLEWKAFTRSASFGKSVAMKIVIGFFMIYFSLLFIAGGVGVFYVLKKMNLEPFETINKFMIYYFMFDLIIRLLLQAIPVLNIKPLLVLPFKKPTIVHFSLGKTALSFFNWIHALFFIPFSIVLVLEGYNIAGVILWNLAIIALIYINNFLNIILSNIDKLFVVFLAVVVSLAAAQYYKLFDITTFTTPVFLGFYNTSWIFLIPILVLAALYAFTFKYFKNNLFLDAGLSKKEDIATTEDLYWLNQFGTLGTFLKNDIKLIKRNKRSKTTIVMSVVFLFYGLIFFGNMHQPPVMQIFAGIFVSGGFLFVFGQFVPSWDSSYYQLMMTQNIPYRGYITAKWWLIVIATFVSTILASFYLFYGWQTYLIIVVGAIYNIGVNSHLVLLGGAFTKTPIDLSNAGGAFGDKKAFNVNSMLLSLPKIFLPLILYWVGLHFGDKTIGLVLVAGAGVLGFIFKDKVFSLIEKRYKVEKYSTISAYKQKN
- a CDS encoding ABC transporter ATP-binding protein, which gives rise to MIQVNQLSKQYNGTTVLNINNLEIPKGQSFGLVGNNGAGKTTFFSLLLDLIQPSTGFIKNNDIQVNTNEKWKSFTGSFLDESFLIGYLTPEEYFYFIGDLHHQNKADIDALLAKYVEFFNGEILNNKKYLRDLSKGNQKKVGIIATLIGNPEVVILDEPFANLDPTTVSRLKKIIKELAENPNVTVLVSSHDLQHTVEVCDRIVALNKGEIVKDIQTSRETLQELELFFAV
- a CDS encoding gliding motility protein, with the protein product MKKNTLKYSFVVVIMLFLIACSTKKNTFLSRNSHALSTKYNILYNGGIGLEKGLKSVQGNNQDNFWKILPIEKMQIDENFSEGEKAKNADFEKAETKATKAIQKHSMNIGGREKNYQIDEAYLMLGKARYYDQRFIPAVEAFNYILYKYPNSSNIYTAKIWREKTNMRLGNDAIVIKNINLLLKKTDLDKQTFSDANALLSEAFLNLEEKDSAITKLKIAEKFTRINEDRARYRFILGQLYQEAGKKDSANYFYDGVIDMNRKADRKYMMHAYAKKAEMFDYQNGNQGLFIDTYNKLVSDRENRPYYDILFYEMGVFFDKYKVQDTALIFYNKSLGRKSKDPYLVASTYRNIGNMYFKNADYTMAAKYYDSTLTKLDKKTREYAFIEKNRKNLDNVIKYEGIAKRDDSIIKVKGLSDPDRKIYFESYIAELKKKDDAKRILEEKEKEKLANIDRNTNTGNSPTAINPNSTGMPTDPGTPTLPGGNETASTFYFYNPTTVAYGKLQFKKMWGNRTLGGNWRLAGLRSANNAAMNDTINSKDAANALKDTIVIPKYTTDFYEKQLPTTQVAMDSINKERNFSYYQLGLIYKEKFKEYNLASDKLEQLLKNNPEEKLILPSMYNLYKIYQITNPARAERVKSDITSNYPNSRYAQILSNSNTDNLASADKEYQKWYKLFQEEQFDTVLDNIDNLINQYSGDEIVSKYELLKANTLGKVNGLAAYKKALEGVADNYPNTDEGKNAREILEKQIPSLEKMDFTAVDGKNWKIIYAVPKGDTKTVKQIEEAIKKFLSVENFERLTTSFDKYNKTESFVVIHGLKSEAYAKDVSELLRDEKPYKISHPAIIISSDNYTVIQIKKNLEAYLAPKNP